ATATCGGCTCCGTAGTAGGTGTCCCAGGTGTCCAGGTGCGCGTCGAAGTGCACCAAGGCCATCGGGCCGTGCACCGAGTGCGCCGCCCGCAGCGACGGCAGTGCCACCGAGTGGTCGCCACCGAGGATGACCGCCCGGGCTCCCCCGGCCAGCAGACCGGTGAGCTCCCCGCTGATCTGGTCCACCGCCTGGCCGATGTCGAAGGGGTTGCAGGCGATATCGCCGGCGTCGGCGATCTGGCAGACCTCGAACGGGCTGATGTCGAGTTCCGGGTTGTAACCCCGGATCAACCGCGAACCCTGCCGAATGGCGTTGGGGCCGAAGCGGGCACCCGGCCGGTAGGTGACGGCGCTGTCGAACGGCACGCCCACCAGGAGGACGTCGGCACTGCTGACATCCTCCAGCCGCGGCAGCCGAGCGAAGGTCGTCCAGCCCGCGTAGCGAGGTTGCTGTTGGGGGTCGGCCGGCCCCACGATGGCACGGCCGCTGTCGTTGCTCATTTACTACCTTTCCTGGCTTTACTGGCTTTCTCAGACACGATTTCTGGACAATCCGCCGTCGACGTTCACGATCTGGCCGACAGCTGCCCCGAGTTGACGCTGGCAGAGCAGTCCGATGGTGGCGGCCACCTGCTCCACCGAGCCCACCGCGCCGGTCGGCGGCAACGGTGCGGACGCGTCGCAGACCGACCACTCCGAATCCACCGCGCCGACGGCGACGGCATTGACACCCACCCCGAAACGGCCGAAGTCACGGGTCAGGGTTTTGGTCAGAGCGACAATCCCGCCCGCGGCGGTCGCCACCGCCGAAAGGCCCGCACCCCCGATATGCCAACGCGAGGTGGTCAGCACGATGCGTCCGCCGGAGTTGTTGTCGCGCATCGAGGTTGCCGCCGCCTGCGCGAAGAGGAAGCTTCCGGTCAGCGCGGAATCCACATGCTGCCAGAAGTCCGTCATCGACAGTTCGGTCAGGGGTGCGACGGTGGGCAGTCCGTGCGCGAGGACGAGGGCATCGATGCCGCCCATCGCCGCCACCGCCCGTTCGACCGCATCCTGCGCCTGCTCCACCGCACCAGGTCGGGCGTACACCTCCGGCGGGCCGTCGGGCACCGGGGCGTACCCCGCTGCCGCGTAGGTCCCGAAGGTATCTGCCCCACCGGCGATGAAGTGCTCGCGCACCGCCGCACCGAGTCGAGTATCCACACCGGTGACGAGCACCCGCGACTTGGCATCCATCAGATCACCGTTCCGCTGTTGACCGACAACACTTCTCCGCACAGGAACAGGTCCTCCTCCACGAGCGCGCGGACCAATTCGGCCACCTCGCCGGGCAAGGCGATGCGTCCGGCCGGGATGCTGTCGAGGAAACCCTGCTCCCGTTCCCAGGAGTCGGCGGGCAGCAGCGGGGTATCGCACGGGCCCGGCGCCACCGCGTTGACCAGCACCCCGTCCGGGGCCACCTCGACGGCGATGCTGCGCAGCAGGCTCAACGCGGCGGCCTTCGCCGCGGCGTAGTGCGCGTCGTTGCTGCCGCCGCCGATGGCGCGCTCGGAGGCGATACCGACGATCCGTCCGCTGCCCCGCTCGCGCATCTCCGGGAGCACCGCTGCGCAGATATGTGCCAGGCCGCCGACGTGGACGCGCAGCATCCGCTCCCAGGCCGACGGTGAGATCTCCAGCGCCGGCGTCTCCTCATAGTGCCCGGCACAGATGACCGCAGCGTCGATGCGGCCGAAACGTGCTCGGATTTCTGCGATCCCGTCCGCCACGGCACTTTCGTCGGCGACGTCGGCGACCAGCCACATATCGGTGTCCGGCGCCGGCTCCCGCGATATCGAGGTGACGATCCAGCCCCGCGCCCGGAGCAACCGCGCGATCGCCGCACCGATGCCGCTGCCGGCGCCGGTGATCACGGCTACCTGTCCGATGTCGCTCACACCGGCTCCTTCACGGTCTCGGCCGCCGGTTCGGCGTCGCCGTCCGGAGTCGCCCGCCCGACCTTTCGAACCTTCACGATCACCACGCCCAGGGCGAGGATCGCGCCCATCGCAACGAAGAAGGCCCAGTTGATGAACCACGATTCGGACACCGTGCGCGGCCAGACGATGTTGACGAAGGCGAATCCCGCCCACAGCGTCGCCAGCGTGGTCACCGGGGTGCTCCACCGGCCCAGGCTCCACGGTCCGGGTTCCCATTTGCCGCGCAACCGGGCGACCAGGCCGGTCACCAGGGGAAACAGGAAGGCCAGGTAGTAGCCGCCGGCCGTGAAGGTGACCAGCACCGAATACACGTCGGTGGCCGAGATCAGGTAGACCACAGCACCGATCACGGTGGTGACCAGAATTGCGCTCATCGGCTGCGCTTCGGCCTTGGACAGTTTGGCCAGCACCCGGGAACCCGGGAGGACCTTGTCGCGGGCGAAGGCCCAGATAACCCGGGACGCCGAGGCCTGCAGCGCCAGGAAGCTGGCCAGGAAGCCGATGACGAATGTCAGCAGGATCGGTTTGACGGCGGATTCACCGAGCGCGGCGCCGAGCACGTAGGTCACCGGGTCGCTGACCTCGCCGGAGGCGATCTTGTCGAAGTCCGGCACCGCCAACGTGACCGCCAATGAGGCGTACGCGATGACGATCGCGATGAACGACAC
This region of Mycolicibacterium diernhoferi genomic DNA includes:
- a CDS encoding SDR family NAD(P)-dependent oxidoreductase — encoded protein: MSDIGQVAVITGAGSGIGAAIARLLRARGWIVTSISREPAPDTDMWLVADVADESAVADGIAEIRARFGRIDAAVICAGHYEETPALEISPSAWERMLRVHVGGLAHICAAVLPEMRERGSGRIVGIASERAIGGGSNDAHYAAAKAAALSLLRSIAVEVAPDGVLVNAVAPGPCDTPLLPADSWEREQGFLDSIPAGRIALPGEVAELVRALVEEDLFLCGEVLSVNSGTVI
- a CDS encoding SDR family NAD(P)-dependent oxidoreductase translates to MDAKSRVLVTGVDTRLGAAVREHFIAGGADTFGTYAAAGYAPVPDGPPEVYARPGAVEQAQDAVERAVAAMGGIDALVLAHGLPTVAPLTELSMTDFWQHVDSALTGSFLFAQAAATSMRDNNSGGRIVLTTSRWHIGGAGLSAVATAAGGIVALTKTLTRDFGRFGVGVNAVAVGAVDSEWSVCDASAPLPPTGAVGSVEQVAATIGLLCQRQLGAAVGQIVNVDGGLSRNRV
- the speB gene encoding agmatinase, whose product is MSNDSGRAIVGPADPQQQPRYAGWTTFARLPRLEDVSSADVLLVGVPFDSAVTYRPGARFGPNAIRQGSRLIRGYNPELDISPFEVCQIADAGDIACNPFDIGQAVDQISGELTGLLAGGARAVILGGDHSVALPSLRAAHSVHGPMALVHFDAHLDTWDTYYGADITHGSPFRRAYEEGLLLDSNVHVGVRGSIYSRQDLVEDANFGFSVITCRDIDSLGAEGVLARIKERVGDAPVYVSVDIDVLDPAHAPGTGTPEAGGMSSRELLDIVRGLDGVNLVGADVVEVSPAYDHAEITSIAAANVTWEFLSVFARKVQR